A genomic segment from Exiguobacterium marinum DSM 16307 encodes:
- a CDS encoding primase C-terminal domain-containing protein codes for MEVLRNLYRDQLTEAPKRASQVERTGYSKELGWIFVCQEFTQPRAIRTYRSLFGAKEKYTYFTPNTFYRNDQRHAGSLRWLNAMVIDIDVKTSQNAGMIFPDVMDRVTSAGLPTPSLVVQTPSGGFHVYWYLKEPRRAFPKVVDHYKRVQRMIAEEMNADVQAIGAERWFRLPTEETTVFRSGERISFDDLCDWLTEQQENQSKKGNVALGSIDLLSHPAILKLLEGVEEGQRDNTCYTLALAYKVAGYEEDQALSLLYQWNEKNSPSLRQIEVKRKVKSAFKPGSPLGPSSYWIETLSGIEFRYQVWEGAKPREERTYSHLDEWKEDILTVLRKNGGCICGAQRTLVSLITSSVDPSKCLSYSTFKRLIAVMVEEGLVTKEIEGRGRSAKTTIMLVKKDNVVLFPVSIKFNGLNPNTFIDTVVGGSLSYSYGMRNTWRGS; via the coding sequence ATGGAAGTATTGAGAAATCTTTATCGAGACCAATTAACGGAAGCTCCGAAACGGGCCTCTCAGGTCGAGAGAACCGGATACAGTAAAGAGCTAGGATGGATCTTTGTCTGCCAGGAGTTCACACAACCGCGTGCCATCCGTACATACCGCTCACTCTTTGGGGCAAAAGAGAAGTATACATATTTCACACCGAACACTTTTTACCGCAACGACCAACGTCATGCGGGCTCTTTGCGTTGGTTAAACGCCATGGTGATTGATATCGATGTCAAGACGTCGCAGAATGCAGGAATGATTTTTCCGGACGTCATGGATCGGGTGACGAGTGCAGGCCTGCCGACACCATCACTCGTCGTCCAGACGCCTTCAGGCGGATTCCATGTGTATTGGTACTTGAAAGAACCAAGACGCGCATTTCCAAAAGTCGTGGATCACTATAAGCGCGTTCAACGAATGATTGCTGAGGAGATGAACGCTGACGTTCAAGCAATCGGCGCTGAACGTTGGTTCCGATTACCGACAGAAGAAACCACAGTTTTTCGTTCGGGAGAACGTATCTCTTTTGACGACCTTTGTGATTGGTTGACCGAACAGCAAGAGAATCAGTCGAAGAAAGGGAACGTAGCATTGGGATCGATTGATTTATTGTCCCACCCAGCAATTCTAAAGTTGTTAGAGGGCGTGGAAGAAGGACAACGCGACAACACATGCTACACCCTTGCTCTCGCTTACAAGGTTGCAGGATACGAAGAAGACCAAGCCTTGTCGTTACTTTATCAATGGAATGAAAAGAATAGTCCCTCACTTCGTCAAATTGAAGTTAAACGTAAAGTAAAGAGCGCCTTCAAACCTGGTTCTCCGCTCGGTCCTTCATCGTATTGGATCGAGACATTGTCTGGTATCGAGTTTAGGTATCAGGTCTGGGAAGGCGCAAAACCGCGCGAAGAACGTACATATAGTCATCTAGATGAATGGAAAGAAGACATCCTTACAGTTTTACGCAAAAACGGAGGGTGTATTTGTGGTGCGCAACGAACTCTTGTTTCTTTAATCACATCATCAGTAGACCCTTCCAAGTGCTTGTCATACTCAACATTCAAGCGCTTAATTGCTGTTATGGTTGAAGAAGGACTCGTAACAAAGGAAATAGAAGGAAGAGGAAGAAGCGCCAAGACAACGATAATGTTGGTTAAGAAAGACAATGTAGTTCTTTTCCCTGTTTCAATCAAATTTAATGGGCTCAATCCCAATACATTTATAGATACGGTGGTGGGGGGGTCCCTCTCCTATTCCTACGGTATGAGAAATACTTGGCGTGGCTCTTAG
- a CDS encoding recombinase family protein gives MTKIGYARVSTLDQNLDSQLDELNKAGCTKIFQEKASSVKKRPEFEKCLDYLREGDTLVVWKLDRLGRTTKKLLELIDDLKDRGINLQIITLGIDTSTAAGRLFFTMMAGLAEMERELIRERTNAGLQAARARGRMGGRKPIDEQIMARAMMMYEAHMTVDDITKTLDISRSTFYKYKNKQ, from the coding sequence ATGACGAAAATTGGTTATGCACGAGTGTCGACCCTCGATCAGAACTTGGACTCACAACTAGATGAACTTAATAAAGCTGGTTGTACTAAAATCTTTCAAGAGAAGGCATCCAGTGTTAAAAAGAGGCCAGAATTTGAGAAGTGCTTAGATTATTTACGAGAAGGTGATACCCTAGTCGTCTGGAAGCTAGATCGGTTAGGGAGAACCACAAAGAAGCTTCTTGAATTAATTGATGATTTGAAGGATCGCGGAATCAATCTTCAAATCATCACACTAGGTATCGATACCTCTACGGCTGCCGGCCGACTATTTTTCACCATGATGGCTGGGTTGGCAGAGATGGAACGTGAATTGATTCGCGAACGTACAAACGCTGGACTTCAGGCTGCACGAGCCAGAGGAAGAATGGGTGGAAGAAAACCAATTGATGAACAAATCATGGCCAGAGCAATGATGATGTATGAAGCTCACATGACAGTAGACGACATTACAAAGACTTTAGATATCTCGAGATCAACATTCTATAAATACAAAAACAAACAGTAA
- a CDS encoding HNH endonuclease — protein MGNLKDEHLALSSGIGLGGFAITNFYDCSETVFEEFKDEIIDAIVKPNKISAVHVYLSHFQDVSEEIYQLRDAGQTLEYSLDFIVRTLKEVNLHPDLPTPDFHSCADEWHEECDCSEKFDKWKAYVHQNADEIDKKIIHSAFQVIFLDRNFLRDFHLELSKFIKSNISDIQKKHPDFVTAKGRIKRSRFPKWLTNAVFYRDKGTCTICRCDLSNLMRSQNTVHIDHIVPLDVFGSNDSSNFQLLCESCNTSKGARATTTSSMNVPFWNLPSSYFYV, from the coding sequence TTGGGGAATCTAAAAGACGAGCATCTGGCCTTAAGCTCGGGAATCGGTTTAGGTGGCTTCGCTATTACTAATTTTTATGACTGTTCGGAAACTGTCTTTGAAGAGTTTAAAGATGAAATTATTGACGCCATAGTTAAGCCCAATAAAATTTCAGCAGTACATGTTTATTTAAGTCACTTTCAAGATGTTTCAGAGGAAATCTATCAATTGCGAGATGCCGGTCAAACATTAGAGTATAGTTTGGACTTCATCGTTCGCACGTTAAAGGAGGTAAACTTACATCCCGATCTGCCTACACCAGACTTTCATAGTTGTGCGGACGAATGGCACGAGGAATGCGATTGTAGCGAGAAATTCGACAAATGGAAGGCGTATGTACATCAAAATGCCGATGAAATTGACAAAAAAATTATTCATTCTGCGTTTCAAGTGATTTTTTTAGACAGAAATTTCCTCCGAGATTTTCATTTGGAACTTTCCAAATTTATTAAATCTAATATTAGTGATATTCAAAAAAAACATCCTGATTTTGTGACTGCTAAAGGGCGAATCAAACGATCTCGCTTTCCTAAGTGGTTAACTAACGCCGTATTCTATCGAGACAAGGGAACTTGTACAATTTGTCGTTGTGACCTTTCTAATTTAATGAGGTCACAAAATACTGTTCACATCGACCATATCGTCCCCTTAGATGTTTTCGGAAGCAACGACTCCTCTAATTTTCAGTTATTATGTGAATCTTGTAACACCTCCAAAGGAGCAAGGGCGACGACCACGAGTTCAATGAATGTTCCATTTTGGAATCTCCCAAGTTCTTATTTCTATGTTTAG